In Chaetodon trifascialis isolate fChaTrf1 chromosome 2, fChaTrf1.hap1, whole genome shotgun sequence, one DNA window encodes the following:
- the ambn gene encoding ameloblastin isoform X1 has product MQHYTWSPLGGGPMTIHPHPGVHGFQPANLPTLPQQPLMFPPYRHFPLFSSPHSNQLFSPYGFPMILAPPFQQTQQTPANQPPNSLVLPAETPSGAAPSGNAPQPIQQQQNPVIVYLLQQPTNAVLGSLSSEELEMAAKVGQLGVYLPTVLTNPSVAVVQPVNQAVGLTNPELQGIVPTVGTSSAGVPQTQGPASSGPQPNANRVPVGLERPTQETVTVQKPKLEPTQGNHV; this is encoded by the exons ATGCAGCACTACACCTGGTCTCCACTAGGGGGCGGTCCAATGACCATCCATCCGCATCCGGGCGTCCACGGGTTCCAACCTGCTAACCTGCCGACACTCCCACAGCAGCCTCTG ATGTTCCCTCCTTACAGgcactttcctcttttctcatcACCCCATAGCAATCAGCTG TTTTCCCCATATGGTTTCCCAATGATTCTTGCACCACCTTTTCAACAAACTCAGCAAACTCCAGCAAATCAGCCTCCGAACAGTCTAGTGTTACCTGCAGAAACACCTTCTGGAGCTGCTCCCTCAGGAAATGCACCTCAGCCAATTCAGCAACAACAG AATCCTGTAATTGTGTACTTGCTGCAGCAACCCACG aATGCTGTTCTTGGCAGTCTTAGCTCAGAGGAACTCGAG ATGGCAGCTAAAGTAGGACAGCTGGGCGTGTACCTGCCCACTGTGCTCACAAACCCATCCGTAGCAGTCGTTCAGCCTGTGAATCAGGCCGTTGGGCTTACAAACCCAGAACTGCAGGGCATCGTGCCAACTGTGGGGACCTCGTCAGCTGGAGTCCCACAGACACAGGGGCCGGCCAGCTCGGGACCACAGCCAAACGCTAATAGGGTCCCTGTAGGTTTGGAGAGACCAACACAGGAGACAGTCACTGTCCAAAAACCCAAACTCGAGCCCACACAGGGAAACCATGTCTGA
- the ambn gene encoding ameloblastin isoform X2, with product MQHYTWSPLGGGPMTIHPHPGVHGFQPANLPTLPQQPLFSPYGFPMILAPPFQQTQQTPANQPPNSLVLPAETPSGAAPSGNAPQPIQQQQNPVIVYLLQQPTNAVLGSLSSEELEMAAKVGQLGVYLPTVLTNPSVAVVQPVNQAVGLTNPELQGIVPTVGTSSAGVPQTQGPASSGPQPNANRVPVGLERPTQETVTVQKPKLEPTQGNHV from the exons ATGCAGCACTACACCTGGTCTCCACTAGGGGGCGGTCCAATGACCATCCATCCGCATCCGGGCGTCCACGGGTTCCAACCTGCTAACCTGCCGACACTCCCACAGCAGCCTCTG TTTTCCCCATATGGTTTCCCAATGATTCTTGCACCACCTTTTCAACAAACTCAGCAAACTCCAGCAAATCAGCCTCCGAACAGTCTAGTGTTACCTGCAGAAACACCTTCTGGAGCTGCTCCCTCAGGAAATGCACCTCAGCCAATTCAGCAACAACAG AATCCTGTAATTGTGTACTTGCTGCAGCAACCCACG aATGCTGTTCTTGGCAGTCTTAGCTCAGAGGAACTCGAG ATGGCAGCTAAAGTAGGACAGCTGGGCGTGTACCTGCCCACTGTGCTCACAAACCCATCCGTAGCAGTCGTTCAGCCTGTGAATCAGGCCGTTGGGCTTACAAACCCAGAACTGCAGGGCATCGTGCCAACTGTGGGGACCTCGTCAGCTGGAGTCCCACAGACACAGGGGCCGGCCAGCTCGGGACCACAGCCAAACGCTAATAGGGTCCCTGTAGGTTTGGAGAGACCAACACAGGAGACAGTCACTGTCCAAAAACCCAAACTCGAGCCCACACAGGGAAACCATGTCTGA
- the LOC139350219 gene encoding large ribosomal subunit protein bL25-like: MKFILLAACILGLAVCAPQQMFMEFDIHYAPAQAAQAIPAGAAPESLDVLLPVDAQRQPLGGPVRGFIKQEILQPNGRDTKDVFYPFGFDLPNAAAVAPVIVPADPVVAAAPPAAPAAPAAPAAPAAPAVPVEPIIAASAPAAKPTGDDDDDDD; this comes from the exons ATGAAATTCATCCTGCTTGCTGCCTGCATCCTTGGGTTGGCTGTCTGTGCCCCC cagcagatgttCATGGAGTTTGACATCCATTACGCTCCGGCTCAG GCAGCCCAGGCTATTCCTGCTGGAGCCGCACCCGAATCTCTGGACGTT ctGCTGCCAGTTGATGCCCAGAGACAGCCTCTTGGCGGACCT GTCCGGGGCTTCATCAAGCAGGAGATCCTCCAGCCAAACGGCAGAGACACCAAGGATGTG TTCTACCCCTTCGGTTTTGACCTGCCAAATGCTGCCGCTGTTGCTCCTGTTATTGTTCCTGCTGAtcctgttgttgctgctgcacctccagcagcaccagctgCTCCCGCTGCCCCTGCTGCCCCTGCTGCCCCTGCTGTCCCTGTTGAACCTATCATTGCTGCTAGTGCCCCT GCTGCCAAACCCAccggagatgatgatgatgacgatgattaA